A stretch of the Teredinibacter haidensis genome encodes the following:
- a CDS encoding PKD domain-containing protein: MYQQIRSQLSRIALVSTVLGLAACSGGSNEPAADASSAEKNFITADTPFVFVERSAKKSTSNVSEKLSTSVAGSDSSPLDVYAPYEFNPGAKLVLRSSLDVNGVNSVVLTRFFQSDDYDVKDLSVSYDGERVIFAAHGPVSHPTDNTWNIYEYQFGTGEINRVIADDELANSGQDTNPAYAATGVIVFSSDRAAGNPNSPAQNTLPEDQEDCYKIGANEKPSLLHSMDNVGENIVQLTYGNHHDTQTISLKDGRVAFLRWSRSYDLLPQCESSGVRLGKVTATDLFQAEDAVGIEAPEVWETEEVCAFTIETPFGPAIASNHYTLLRINADGSDLQQLYNTVTTNASDESLLQFQELVQSESGRLVALLKHRYNNFLGGNVMELMEPSAAQNNTVFSNMALKPVISDAVSLFPNQVSTAGWFSAVAPYRDGSSRLLVSWSQCKTVENGVSDFCGVGDTVENVENAYGIWVYDPESDSRLPIVRSKAGVEYSELAMNQPHIGLDFPFEPFNSGYTPDTDDSRIVCDDPSVVVTPEPSPEVTPTSTPTPTVAPEATPTPVVTPTPDVITPPGTTPTPEVTPTPGVTPTPGVTPTPEVTPTPGVTPTPGVTPTPEVTPTPGVTPTPGVTPTPEVTPTPGVTPTPEVTPTPGVTPTPEVTPTPGVTPTPGVTPTPEVTPTPGVTPTPGVTPTPEVTPTPGVTPTPGVTPTPEVTPTPEVTPTPEVTPSPEPTPEPNTPPVANAGADQPAVIGQTLSLDGSASYDADGDELTYEWRVVSPESAVGSSALSDDSALMPLITVTEHKTYVIELRVHDGYEYSNVDSVSLEVGNTAPVADAGDDQTVSPGAEVQLDGSGSSDLDGDNLAYSWSLVSAPQGGVTELLAVDSVQPSFIANVSGAYIFELVVNDGIDDSQADTVTINTLNTAPVAVAGEDQSTSKGSTAVLDGSGSYDADGDALAYQWSLISRPEESAAAISDNGGVTTEINIDLPGNYVVQLVVTDGMEDSAPDTLLLTTTNVRPIADAGADSSVFVESTVTLDGSASHDADGDQLGYSWSIISQPDGSHISLDDPTAASPSFEAIAVGSYVAQLVVNDGEQDSQPDTVTIDVKGYGTCDMSGVNSRNFPVEIRDFKQSHPDFEYVMADDRGIVEIALGEDGKPIYAHGESGTVTTTGPANFNQWYNDVEGINLTLAMSLEMVRVPDTNIWTYRNGDFFPLDGLGWGNTPRSPHNHHFTLESHLSFDYEGGEEFTFRGDDDLWLFVNGKRIIDIGGVHEMQEQTVVLDDLAEILGIEIGQSYSFDLFFAERHTTESNFMFQTNIKLECE, from the coding sequence ATGTACCAGCAAATCAGATCGCAATTGAGTCGTATCGCTCTGGTTTCTACCGTTTTGGGTCTTGCCGCCTGTTCCGGTGGAAGCAATGAGCCTGCTGCAGATGCCAGTTCAGCGGAGAAAAATTTTATTACCGCAGATACGCCATTTGTATTTGTCGAGCGGAGCGCCAAGAAAAGTACTTCCAACGTTTCTGAAAAGCTTTCGACGAGCGTTGCCGGTAGCGACAGTTCACCATTGGATGTGTATGCGCCCTATGAATTTAATCCCGGCGCGAAATTGGTACTCCGCTCGAGTCTTGATGTAAATGGCGTAAACAGCGTAGTGCTGACACGCTTTTTTCAATCGGATGATTACGATGTTAAAGATCTGAGCGTGTCTTATGACGGTGAAAGAGTAATATTTGCCGCGCATGGCCCTGTATCGCACCCTACCGATAACACTTGGAACATTTATGAATACCAGTTTGGCACCGGTGAGATCAACCGTGTTATAGCCGACGATGAGTTGGCAAACAGCGGGCAAGATACCAATCCGGCCTACGCTGCTACGGGCGTAATTGTTTTTTCCTCTGATCGAGCTGCAGGCAACCCGAATAGCCCGGCGCAAAACACCCTGCCGGAAGACCAGGAAGATTGCTATAAAATTGGTGCTAACGAAAAGCCATCCTTACTGCACTCCATGGATAATGTAGGTGAAAACATTGTTCAGCTTACATACGGTAATCACCACGATACGCAAACCATCAGTTTAAAAGATGGTCGTGTTGCTTTTTTACGTTGGTCACGTAGTTATGATCTATTGCCGCAGTGTGAATCTTCGGGCGTGAGGCTCGGCAAAGTAACGGCGACTGATCTATTTCAAGCCGAAGACGCTGTTGGGATAGAGGCGCCAGAAGTTTGGGAAACCGAAGAAGTCTGTGCGTTTACGATTGAAACGCCGTTTGGTCCTGCTATTGCGAGCAATCACTACACTCTACTCAGAATAAATGCAGATGGCAGCGACTTGCAGCAGCTGTATAACACCGTAACAACAAATGCCTCTGACGAGAGTTTGCTGCAGTTTCAAGAGTTGGTACAAAGTGAAAGTGGGCGTTTAGTAGCGCTGCTGAAACATCGTTACAACAATTTTTTGGGCGGGAACGTGATGGAGTTGATGGAGCCCTCCGCAGCTCAGAATAATACCGTTTTTTCAAATATGGCTTTAAAGCCGGTGATCAGCGATGCGGTAAGTCTATTTCCGAATCAAGTATCTACCGCCGGATGGTTTAGTGCCGTTGCGCCCTACAGGGATGGTTCTTCGCGTTTGCTGGTCAGCTGGTCCCAATGTAAAACCGTTGAGAATGGCGTAAGCGATTTCTGTGGAGTGGGGGATACGGTAGAAAATGTAGAGAACGCCTACGGAATTTGGGTTTACGATCCGGAAAGTGATAGCCGCCTGCCTATCGTGCGTTCAAAAGCTGGGGTAGAGTATTCCGAGCTGGCAATGAATCAGCCTCATATCGGGTTAGATTTTCCTTTCGAACCCTTCAATTCGGGATATACGCCAGATACTGACGATTCACGTATTGTTTGCGATGACCCCAGCGTAGTTGTGACGCCTGAGCCATCGCCAGAGGTGACTCCAACCTCGACACCAACACCAACCGTAGCGCCAGAGGCGACACCAACACCCGTCGTAACACCAACGCCGGACGTAATAACGCCCCCTGGGACGACGCCAACACCTGAAGTAACGCCCACACCGGGAGTAACGCCCACACCGGGAGTGACACCCACACCTGAAGTAACGCCCACACCGGGAGTAACGCCCACACCGGGAGTAACGCCCACACCTGAAGTAACGCCTACGCCGGGAGTAACGCCTACGCCGGGAGTAACACCCACACCTGAAGTAACGCCCACACCGGGAGTGACACCCACACCTGAAGTAACGCCCACACCGGGAGTGACACCCACACCTGAAGTAACGCCTACGCCGGGAGTAACGCCTACGCCGGGAGTAACACCCACACCTGAAGTAACGCCCACACCGGGAGTGACACCCACACCGGGAGTGACACCCACACCGGAAGTAACGCCTACGCCGGGAGTAACGCCTACGCCGGGAGTAACACCCACACCGGAAGTAACGCCCACACCGGAAGTAACGCCCACACCGGAAGTAACGCCAAGCCCCGAGCCTACACCAGAGCCGAATACACCTCCGGTGGCTAATGCCGGTGCAGATCAACCTGCTGTGATAGGTCAAACCCTAAGTTTGGATGGTTCCGCGAGCTACGACGCTGATGGTGATGAGCTTACCTACGAATGGCGAGTTGTCAGCCCGGAATCGGCGGTAGGGTCTTCTGCGTTAAGCGACGATTCCGCACTTATGCCACTGATTACCGTGACAGAGCATAAAACCTATGTGATTGAGCTTCGCGTACACGATGGCTATGAATATAGTAATGTCGATAGCGTTAGCCTGGAGGTAGGCAATACCGCACCGGTAGCTGATGCGGGAGATGATCAGACCGTTTCTCCTGGGGCAGAGGTGCAGTTGGATGGTTCAGGCAGTAGCGATCTGGACGGCGACAACCTAGCCTATAGCTGGAGCCTTGTCAGTGCGCCACAAGGAGGAGTGACTGAACTCCTTGCTGTCGATAGTGTTCAGCCATCGTTTATCGCCAATGTTTCTGGAGCTTATATCTTTGAGCTGGTTGTTAATGACGGTATCGACGATAGTCAGGCAGATACAGTAACAATCAATACCCTTAATACTGCGCCTGTGGCGGTTGCAGGCGAAGACCAGTCCACCAGTAAGGGATCTACAGCGGTGTTAGACGGTTCAGGCAGTTACGACGCCGATGGGGATGCCCTGGCCTATCAGTGGAGCCTGATTAGCCGTCCTGAAGAATCTGCAGCGGCTATCTCTGATAATGGTGGCGTCACAACCGAGATCAATATCGATTTGCCGGGAAATTATGTGGTGCAACTTGTTGTGACTGATGGCATGGAAGATAGTGCGCCAGATACCTTGTTACTGACAACCACCAATGTTCGGCCCATTGCCGATGCCGGAGCGGATTCGTCTGTCTTTGTCGAGAGCACTGTAACGCTCGACGGCTCGGCTAGTCACGATGCCGATGGTGACCAGCTTGGCTACAGTTGGAGCATTATCAGCCAGCCTGATGGCAGCCATATTTCTCTCGACGATCCCACTGCTGCATCGCCAAGCTTCGAAGCTATTGCGGTGGGCAGTTATGTCGCACAGCTAGTGGTTAATGATGGCGAGCAGGACAGTCAGCCAGATACGGTAACCATTGATGTTAAAGGCTATGGTACCTGTGATATGTCGGGTGTGAATAGCCGCAACTTCCCCGTTGAAATACGCGATTTTAAGCAGTCTCATCCGGACTTTGAGTATGTAATGGCTGATGATCGAGGCATCGTGGAAATCGCGCTGGGCGAAGACGGTAAGCCGATTTACGCCCACGGTGAAAGTGGCACGGTCACAACCACCGGACCAGCAAACTTTAACCAATGGTACAACGATGTTGAAGGCATCAACCTAACGCTAGCGATGTCACTGGAAATGGTTAGAGTGCCTGACACCAATATCTGGACCTACCGAAATGGAGACTTCTTCCCTCTGGATGGACTTGGCTGGGGCAATACACCAAGGTCACCGCATAACCACCACTTTACGCTGGAATCGCACCTGTCTTTCGATTACGAAGGCGGTGAGGAATTCACCTTCCGCGGCGATGATGACTTGTGGTTATTCGTGAATGGTAAACGCATTATTGATATTGGTGGTGTACACGAAATGCAGGAGCAAACCGTGGTTCTGGACGATCTAGCCGAGATACTAGGTATAGAGATCGGGCAGAGTTACAGTTTCGATCTGTTCTTTGCTGAACGCCACACAACGGAATCCAACTTTATGTTCCAGACCAATATTAAGTTGGAGTGCGAATAG
- a CDS encoding YidB family protein has translation MQNLLEIAAKLFMEKVGSGVNLTSVISALKGLLPTDGDNLDIGALISKLSGGGGGIGQLVQSWLGDGENASFSPSDVMQVFGEDKIATFSDKLGLDQGQAASGLASMIPDLVDKSSEGGSLVQGIAASVGGKLLGGLFK, from the coding sequence ATGCAAAATCTACTAGAAATAGCAGCAAAATTATTTATGGAAAAAGTTGGCAGTGGTGTGAATCTAACCAGCGTTATTTCTGCCCTTAAAGGATTGCTTCCAACGGACGGCGACAATCTCGATATTGGCGCACTCATCAGTAAGCTATCGGGCGGCGGCGGGGGTATTGGTCAATTGGTACAATCCTGGTTGGGTGATGGCGAAAACGCCAGTTTTTCTCCCAGCGATGTTATGCAGGTTTTTGGTGAAGATAAAATCGCCACTTTTTCCGATAAACTCGGTTTAGATCAGGGACAAGCAGCAAGTGGACTGGCCTCCATGATTCCGGATTTAGTCGACAAAAGTAGCGAAGGAGGCTCGCTGGTTCAAGGTATCGCAGCCAGTGTGGGCGGGAAGCTTTTGGGTGGATTATTTAAATAA
- a CDS encoding ExbD/TolR family protein produces MIGNTVFYQRENKAPSAKLSLVALMDIFTILVFFLLLNSGDSNNIEHAKFVKLPDSSAGKAPHADLMVMVGEDALYVNEEEIARVEPILASPDDLIAPLQEFLTAHKEKMGELSGYEKENGLSLTIMGHRDVPYTLVRSVMSTCSEQGFRNISLAVNRIAADVQIGAPAPISDLVTAGVGG; encoded by the coding sequence AAAGCTGAGTCTCGTTGCCTTAATGGATATTTTTACAATTCTGGTGTTCTTTTTGTTGTTGAACTCCGGAGACAGTAACAATATTGAACATGCCAAATTTGTAAAATTGCCCGATTCCAGCGCTGGAAAAGCACCACACGCCGATTTGATGGTTATGGTAGGCGAAGACGCCCTGTATGTTAACGAAGAGGAAATTGCTAGAGTTGAGCCTATTCTGGCGTCCCCAGACGATTTGATAGCGCCTCTGCAGGAATTTCTAACTGCGCATAAAGAGAAAATGGGTGAGCTTAGTGGTTACGAAAAAGAAAACGGTTTATCACTTACCATTATGGGGCATCGCGATGTTCCCTATACCTTGGTACGTAGCGTTATGTCGACTTGCAGCGAGCAGGGTTTTCGCAATATTTCGCTTGCTGTAAACCGCATCGCAGCAGATGTCCAAATTGGGGCGCCCGCACCGATATCCGATTTGGTTACTGCCGGAGTGGGAGGTTAA
- a CDS encoding AgmX/PglI C-terminal domain-containing protein produces MQAAVQPLALELQLPWALDERQEKKFERILKRFLIPILLFMLVIPWLPVFELSYEEIESDEVVTTVMLKPLEILPPPPVPEKKVVAAKSRPVASEQAEQPKPSPKMAHMKEQKIVPKQDSKNALKQSQGLNELSNQLTALRGTLDLARLQTRNVTTSSQGEFKRNSHEFLGKDGAVKRSDGIEIDETLVVSNGSGLAAYQSTSVDGLGLGDSPVSTLASHSSFKTGQRDMESIRRTLERTKSSVHSLYQLALLDNPDLAGKFTFKLVIEPDGTISNLSLLASELGISNLESNILERIRSVNFGAKEVSPTVVEYKFVFLPS; encoded by the coding sequence ATGCAAGCTGCAGTTCAGCCACTGGCTTTAGAATTACAACTTCCCTGGGCGCTTGACGAAAGACAAGAGAAAAAATTTGAGCGAATTCTAAAACGTTTTCTAATCCCGATACTGTTGTTTATGCTGGTAATTCCGTGGTTGCCAGTATTTGAATTGAGCTACGAAGAAATAGAAAGCGATGAAGTGGTTACAACAGTGATGTTAAAGCCACTGGAAATCCTTCCTCCACCGCCAGTTCCCGAAAAGAAAGTAGTGGCTGCTAAATCAAGGCCCGTTGCTTCCGAGCAGGCAGAGCAACCCAAACCAAGTCCAAAAATGGCTCATATGAAAGAGCAAAAAATTGTTCCCAAGCAAGATAGCAAGAATGCACTAAAGCAATCGCAGGGTTTAAATGAACTCTCTAATCAGCTGACGGCTCTGCGTGGAACGCTGGACCTCGCGCGATTGCAAACCCGCAATGTTACAACTAGCTCTCAGGGGGAGTTTAAGCGCAATTCCCATGAGTTTTTGGGTAAAGATGGAGCAGTAAAGCGCAGCGATGGAATAGAGATTGATGAAACACTGGTGGTTAGCAACGGTTCAGGCCTTGCGGCTTATCAATCTACCTCTGTTGATGGGCTTGGCTTGGGGGATTCGCCGGTGAGTACACTGGCAAGCCACAGCTCGTTTAAGACAGGCCAGCGCGATATGGAGAGCATTCGCCGCACACTGGAAAGAACCAAGAGCAGCGTTCATTCGTTGTACCAGTTAGCGCTGTTGGACAATCCCGATCTTGCCGGGAAGTTCACCTTTAAACTTGTGATCGAGCCGGATGGCACCATTTCGAACTTGTCTTTACTCGCCAGTGAACTGGGGATTTCCAACCTCGAATCGAATATTCTCGAACGCATTCGCTCGGTAAATTTTGGAGCGAAAGAGGTATCACCAACCGTTGTCGAATACAAATTTGTATTTCTACCGAGTTAA
- a CDS encoding alpha-glucuronidase family glycosyl hydrolase, whose translation MKIPKVSRLLFAVFILSLFSQASNAQFYFNNEDGYRLWLKYDAIADRKLQKAYSKHIGSTYIAGESDTANIIRQELRYALGSMLNHNVEFSDNLKKNQLVIGTPDSLDFINRDELKGLGDEGYRIRSQKIDGKNVTLISANSDVGTLYGTYHFLRLLQTQSSIDDLNITETPKIDVRVLNHWDNLDRHVERGYAGESIWDWHKLPDYKYQRYYDYARANASIGINGTVLNNVNAAPLILTPHYLEKVEALATIFRPYGLKVYLSVKFSSPQLIGGMKTSDPLDKEVQQWWKEKADEIYKRIPDFGGFLVKANSEGQPGPGDFGRTHAEGANMLADALAPHGGIVMWRAFVYANEKNEERSKQAYSEFKPLDGKFRENVLVQVKNGPIDFQPREPFSPLFGATPKTPMMMEFQVTMEYLGFSTHLVYLGTMYEEALKTDTHAKGKGSTVGKVVDGSLFNNSISGMAGVANIGSDRNWTGHIMLQSNWYVFGRMAWDHELGAKTIADEWIHMTLSDEPQVVDTVSDLMMASREITVNYMTPLGLHHIMGVGHHYGPGPWVKDLGRDDWTSVYYHRAAKDGIGFDRSPSGVNAVAQYHSPVRDIYSSPETIPEELLLWFHHLSWDYKTKSGRTLWDELVHRYYQGAEDVSKMLTSWKTLEGTIDDQQFNQVLMALQIQQQEAYRWRNACVLYFQQFSQRPIPEGLQKPEGSLEEYEAMRFPHAPGQGR comes from the coding sequence ATGAAAATCCCTAAGGTATCGAGGCTGCTTTTCGCAGTGTTTATTCTCTCGTTATTCAGCCAAGCCAGTAATGCCCAATTTTATTTTAATAACGAAGATGGTTACCGGCTGTGGTTAAAATACGACGCTATTGCCGATAGAAAATTACAGAAAGCCTACTCAAAACATATCGGTTCCACGTATATTGCTGGTGAATCCGACACCGCAAATATTATTCGCCAGGAATTACGTTATGCCCTGGGCTCCATGCTTAACCACAACGTAGAGTTCTCCGATAATCTGAAAAAAAATCAGCTGGTAATTGGCACCCCCGACTCACTTGATTTTATAAACCGCGACGAACTGAAAGGCTTAGGCGATGAAGGTTATCGCATTCGTTCACAGAAAATCGACGGTAAAAATGTCACCTTAATTTCGGCGAACAGTGACGTAGGTACGCTCTACGGCACCTATCACTTTTTGCGCTTACTGCAAACTCAAAGTTCCATTGACGATTTAAACATTACCGAAACCCCAAAAATTGACGTTCGCGTACTGAACCATTGGGACAATCTTGATCGCCATGTAGAACGAGGCTATGCAGGTGAATCCATCTGGGACTGGCATAAGCTTCCAGACTATAAATATCAGCGCTACTACGACTACGCCCGCGCCAATGCCTCTATCGGCATTAACGGTACGGTACTCAATAATGTTAATGCTGCCCCCTTAATTCTAACCCCACATTATTTGGAAAAAGTCGAAGCGCTCGCCACCATCTTCCGCCCCTATGGATTAAAGGTTTACCTCTCCGTTAAATTCAGCTCGCCACAGCTTATTGGCGGAATGAAAACCTCCGATCCACTGGATAAAGAGGTACAGCAGTGGTGGAAAGAAAAGGCCGACGAAATTTATAAGCGTATTCCCGACTTTGGCGGTTTCCTCGTTAAAGCCAATTCCGAAGGCCAACCGGGCCCTGGTGATTTTGGCCGCACTCACGCCGAGGGCGCCAATATGCTGGCCGATGCCTTGGCACCACACGGCGGCATTGTGATGTGGCGGGCGTTTGTTTACGCCAACGAAAAAAATGAAGAGCGTAGCAAGCAAGCCTATTCCGAATTTAAACCACTGGATGGCAAGTTCCGCGAGAACGTTTTAGTACAGGTGAAAAACGGCCCCATTGATTTTCAACCGCGAGAGCCCTTCAGCCCACTCTTCGGTGCAACACCCAAAACACCAATGATGATGGAATTCCAAGTTACGATGGAATACCTGGGTTTTAGCACGCATCTCGTTTATTTGGGCACGATGTATGAGGAAGCCTTAAAAACCGATACCCACGCCAAAGGCAAAGGCTCGACCGTCGGCAAGGTGGTTGACGGTTCGCTATTTAATAACAGTATTTCTGGCATGGCCGGTGTGGCCAATATTGGTAGTGATCGCAACTGGACAGGGCATATTATGCTGCAGTCCAACTGGTATGTATTCGGCCGCATGGCCTGGGATCACGAGCTGGGTGCAAAAACCATTGCCGATGAATGGATTCACATGACTCTGAGCGATGAACCACAAGTGGTCGATACCGTAAGCGACCTAATGATGGCTTCACGAGAAATCACCGTAAACTATATGACCCCTCTCGGCTTGCACCATATTATGGGCGTGGGTCACCACTATGGCCCCGGCCCCTGGGTTAAAGATCTGGGCCGCGATGATTGGACCTCGGTGTACTATCATCGCGCGGCGAAAGACGGCATTGGTTTCGATCGCTCACCCAGCGGCGTAAATGCCGTTGCGCAATATCACTCCCCCGTGCGCGATATCTACAGCTCGCCGGAAACCATCCCCGAAGAATTATTGTTATGGTTCCACCATCTGAGCTGGGATTACAAAACAAAATCCGGCCGCACTCTCTGGGATGAACTTGTTCACCGGTACTATCAAGGAGCCGAGGATGTAAGCAAAATGCTGACGAGCTGGAAAACACTGGAAGGTACCATTGATGATCAACAATTTAACCAAGTATTAATGGCTTTGCAGATTCAGCAGCAGGAAGCCTATCGGTGGAGGAATGCCTGTGTGCTTTATTTCCAGCAATTCTCGCAACGCCCCATTCCCGAAGGACTGCAGAAACCGGAAGGTTCTCTTGAAGAATACGAAGCGATGCGCTTCCCCCATGCCCCTGGACAGGGACGGTAA